From Victivallis lenta:
CTGTTCGGCTCGTAGAAGTATTTCCAGATCAGGATGCCGACCATGCCCGGGATGATCATCGGGATCACGAAAAGAATCCGGTACAGATACCCGAACCGGTCGCTGATCACATGGTGCAGCACGACCGCCACGACGATCGGCAGGATCATCTTGACGACATTGGCGACGACGAAGATCGTCACCACCCAGAAGCTCCACCAGAGCGACGAATCGTTCCACATCTTGACGATGTTCTGGAAGCCGACGAACTCCTCGACCGTATCGCCGTCCCAGCGGTAGAACATATGCCACATGCCGTTGACGATCGGGTGGTAGCTGAAGACCAGCACCAGCAGGAGCGGCACGGCGATCAGCAGATAGACCGGCCAGTAATACCGCAGTTTCTTCAACGGAACTTCAATTGCCATTTTTGCCGTACTCCTCCAGCTTGCCCAGTTCTTCGACCAGTTCGACGTTGTTGTCCACAGTCTTATAGCGGCTGACGATGCCCTCCAGATTGATGTTCGAACGCATCATGAAAAGCCCGTTCTCCCGCGATCCCGGTTCGGTGATCTCGGCGCCGACCGCCAGCGCCGAACGGGTGCCGTCCATGCTCCAGAGATTCCGCATGACGCCGTAATTCGCCTCGACGATCTCCTCGATCAGCTGCGGGCGCGCTTTCAGGAAATCGTCCCAGAAGTACTGCTTCGGGTCCTCCGGCTGGTGGATGATGCTGTTTTCAAGCCGCTGCAGCGTCAGCCGGTTCGCCAGCGTTCCGGTCGAAGTGAAGGGCGTGGTGACGGCGGTGTGGCTCGTATTCGTGACCGGCTCGAAATCCTTCATGGCGCCGGTGTATTCGACCTCCTTGAGCGAGGACATCCACTTGCAGTTCTCAACCATCACGAGCTGATTGACCTTCCAGCTGGTCAGGAACCGCAGGAAATCGAGCGCAAGGTCGAAATGCTTCGTCTTTTTCGGAATGCCGAATTTGCCCTGGATGCCGCTGCCGAGTTCCGTGATGCGCCCGAACGCCTTCGCGCCGAGCGGATGCTTTTCGTCCAGCACCGGAATCTGGATCACTTTGACTTCGAACGGCGCGTTGTTGATCATGCTCCAGGCGTTGTAGGTTCCGTCGATGAAGAAGGCGACGTTGCCCGCGAAAAACAGGTATTTGGTCTGTTCGAGATCGATCGCCGAAAAACCGTCCGCGAAATATTTCCCGATTTCGGTCACGACTTCGACCGGTTCGAGCAGCTTGTCCTTGTCGAGTTCGCCGGCGTTGATCTGGCGGAAAATCTCGCCGGTCGCCACGCCGTAGCCGTACGGCGAACCGGTGTCCGACAGATCGGTCGTCAGCTGCGAGTTGTAGGTGCTGAGCAGCTGGCCGATGGTCCCCTTGTCGAAGCCGCGCACGCCGATCGGGATGATCGGCCGCTTCTGCTGCAGGCCGTATTCCTTCAGCCTGGCGCAGTCCTCGAGCCACTCCGTCAGCGTATCCGGCAGCTCCGTCTTGCCGGTCGCCTCCTCATAAAGCTTCATATTCACATAGACGCGGGTCGTGTGCATGAATGTGCAGACCGAGAAGAATTCGCTGTACGCGGTGTCGAGCGCGCTCAGCATATCGTCCGCGAAGCTCTCCCGCCAGCTCATGTTTTCGAGCGGCGTGCCTTTGTTCCACGGGTTTTTCTCGCCGATATACGGCGAAAGCGGCGTGAAATACTGGTTCTGGATATCCGAACTGCCCATGACCTCGAGGATATCCGCCGGCTCTCCGCCGATCAGCTGGGTCAGGTACCACTGCTGGTAGCCGCGCACCGGAACCGCGACCTGGCGCACCTTGACCTTCACCCCCTGGGCCAGCTTGGCCTTTTCATACTCCTCGATCGCGGCGCTGATCCCTTCGCGGAACCCGTCCTCAAGCTGCCAGTGCGCGATGGTGATCACCTTCGTATCCGGCGAAAAAACGACCGACATGCCGCCGTGATTCCGGATCACCATGATCACCGAGAGAATGTAGAACGCGACGGCGAGGATGAGTCCGACTTTCTGAAAACGGCCGGCGCTCTGAACATCATCGAGTTTTTTCATTTTTCCGCCCCGCCTTCCCCGAGATCCTCCAGGAACCGCCTGGCGACCACCGCCTGCCCCGAATACGGATACCGCTTCAGATACTCCTTGAAATACTTGACTGCCATCGGCTTGTCGTCCAGCTTCTTGTGGAAGAGGAACGCCAGCCGGAACAGACCGCCGCGGTTCTCGTTCGGATTCGCAAACCCGATCTCATACCCTTCCATCAGGTGCCGGG
This genomic window contains:
- a CDS encoding ABC transporter substrate-binding protein, which produces MKKLDDVQSAGRFQKVGLILAVAFYILSVIMVIRNHGGMSVVFSPDTKVITIAHWQLEDGFREGISAAIEEYEKAKLAQGVKVKVRQVAVPVRGYQQWYLTQLIGGEPADILEVMGSSDIQNQYFTPLSPYIGEKNPWNKGTPLENMSWRESFADDMLSALDTAYSEFFSVCTFMHTTRVYVNMKLYEEATGKTELPDTLTEWLEDCARLKEYGLQQKRPIIPIGVRGFDKGTIGQLLSTYNSQLTTDLSDTGSPYGYGVATGEIFRQINAGELDKDKLLEPVEVVTEIGKYFADGFSAIDLEQTKYLFFAGNVAFFIDGTYNAWSMINNAPFEVKVIQIPVLDEKHPLGAKAFGRITELGSGIQGKFGIPKKTKHFDLALDFLRFLTSWKVNQLVMVENCKWMSSLKEVEYTGAMKDFEPVTNTSHTAVTTPFTSTGTLANRLTLQRLENSIIHQPEDPKQYFWDDFLKARPQLIEEIVEANYGVMRNLWSMDGTRSALAVGAEITEPGSRENGLFMMRSNINLEGIVSRYKTVDNNVELVEELGKLEEYGKNGN